One Candidatus Thorarchaeota archaeon DNA window includes the following coding sequences:
- a CDS encoding DUF2267 domain-containing protein: protein MSVGISSLDRSIQLSMKWLNEVGEELGWPDEERVYDATKAFLNALRDRLPVGEAVEFAAQLPMLLKGMYYDSYDLGGKPLKIRDRDEFFNLIRDNFGGEALDPREPMIAFLKVYLRKTGKGEFEDIKKVMPEELRGLFEAVEKA from the coding sequence ATGAGTGTTGGTATTAGTTCTCTTGACAGGTCAATTCAGCTGAGCATGAAATGGTTAAACGAGGTTGGTGAAGAGTTGGGCTGGCCCGATGAAGAGCGGGTCTATGATGCCACTAAGGCCTTCCTCAACGCTCTCAGAGATCGTCTGCCAGTAGGCGAAGCTGTAGAATTTGCAGCACAGTTACCCATGCTTCTCAAGGGCATGTATTATGATTCCTATGATCTTGGCGGCAAGCCACTCAAAATCCGGGATCGAGATGAATTCTTCAATCTAATCAGAGACAACTTCGGTGGGGAAGCTTTGGATCCCAGAGAACCAATGATCGCATTCCTCAAGGTATACCTGAGGAAAACCGGAAAAGGCGAGTTCGAGGACATCAAGAAAGTAATGCCTGAAGAGCTCCGTGGTCTCTTCGAAGCTGTTGAAAAAGCCTAA
- a CDS encoding right-handed parallel beta-helix repeat-containing protein, giving the protein MEFRRRLALVLAVLVTIQAALLGGMSPIPSTNRFVNSNTRQIADFDFAYSTHDPIVIDSPVDFKTQGWPGEGTEMNPYRIENLNITSEDDCIRISNTDVYFVISSCFLGGTPEKANNAVFLENVSHATIKNCTGSLKNRGISLQGSDNCIIEGNTIRLTNQSGIYVNNSTSCYLAENSVLSANGNGMHFENSSQCTLVSNLLSRNWHDGISIRTGNGFILSNNAAYRNVRTGYTLQDVSNSVLTNETISSNSNEGILLSECNNVTVTNCTTTFNVYAGTSISNSSNIALAKNTQIGNRGNGISMYDSSSISISDADVLENEGDGLMIEFCEAITVVGSSLKNNEYTGMHLYESANCTIQNSYVRSNLWDGVYLERSPSCVITGSEFVINGIGLYRSELAEISDNTILGSGLRISANVISQSLHEIQNNTVNGKSLGYIANTEDTTVYAGSYGQLILANCTGVTIGGGEFINTSQGCTIAFSSLCDIMNTEARNNTHHGFFIHDSTNCSFQDVNSVFNSYEGFYLRDNIGSQFQNCEADYNGWSGFYIRNGDGARFSGCQATRNSDAGFDVYASTNCILERNRAWGNGDNGVEFATSTSCEVTDNHAYQNSGHGFGLSSTMWTLFQNNTSANNNLNGFNLYGCTQCVLRDNTVMHNDRIGIQIWANSDENEIFGNDIHNNAQNAEDNGTNNDWYKSGVGNRWGDYDGEGYYYIPGSAESIDIYPEGFSSGPDTLPFEMASILRVVAVVATAGIVAAIVGKEVYEYHAASESKKKNQPLYQDPRTEITYCPNAV; this is encoded by the coding sequence TTGGAGTTCCGTAGGCGCTTGGCATTGGTGTTAGCAGTACTTGTCACTATCCAGGCTGCTCTACTTGGGGGAATGAGTCCCATTCCGAGTACAAATCGATTTGTGAACTCTAATACTCGACAAATAGCTGACTTCGATTTTGCCTACTCTACACATGATCCAATTGTAATCGATTCGCCAGTGGATTTCAAAACCCAAGGATGGCCGGGTGAAGGCACGGAGATGAATCCGTATCGAATTGAGAATCTGAACATAACCAGTGAAGATGACTGTATCAGAATAAGTAACACAGATGTATACTTCGTGATAAGCTCCTGCTTTTTGGGTGGTACTCCAGAAAAGGCAAATAATGCAGTCTTCTTGGAGAATGTGTCACATGCCACAATCAAAAACTGTACTGGAAGTTTAAAGAATAGAGGAATCTCGCTTCAGGGTTCTGATAATTGTATCATCGAGGGAAATACTATCAGATTGACAAATCAATCGGGAATATACGTCAACAACTCCACATCATGCTACCTTGCGGAGAATAGCGTACTGAGCGCTAATGGGAACGGGATGCATTTCGAAAATTCAAGTCAGTGCACACTTGTAAGCAACCTTTTATCGAGAAACTGGCACGATGGCATATCGATCAGGACAGGGAATGGATTCATCCTCTCAAATAATGCAGCATATCGGAATGTAAGGACTGGATACACGCTTCAAGATGTGTCAAACTCCGTATTGACTAATGAGACGATTTCTAGCAACAGCAACGAGGGGATTCTGCTTTCAGAGTGCAATAATGTAACCGTCACTAATTGTACAACCACGTTCAACGTTTATGCAGGGACATCGATATCGAATTCTTCCAACATTGCATTAGCAAAAAACACGCAAATTGGCAATCGTGGTAATGGCATATCTATGTATGATTCTAGTAGCATTTCGATTAGCGACGCAGATGTTTTGGAGAACGAAGGGGACGGGTTGATGATTGAGTTCTGTGAAGCAATCACAGTAGTAGGAAGCTCGCTGAAGAATAATGAGTATACAGGAATGCATCTTTATGAATCAGCAAACTGTACAATCCAGAATAGCTACGTGAGAAGCAATCTCTGGGACGGAGTCTATTTGGAAAGGTCGCCCTCCTGTGTCATAACTGGCAGCGAGTTTGTCATCAACGGTATCGGTTTGTACAGATCTGAGCTAGCCGAAATTTCCGATAATACCATCCTCGGATCAGGTCTACGTATTTCAGCCAACGTGATTTCGCAGAGTTTGCATGAAATCCAAAATAACACAGTGAATGGCAAAAGCCTCGGATACATAGCAAATACCGAGGATACAACTGTCTATGCAGGGTCATATGGTCAGCTGATTCTGGCGAACTGTACGGGCGTTACAATTGGCGGTGGTGAGTTTATCAATACATCACAGGGTTGTACTATTGCCTTCTCTTCGCTATGCGATATCATGAACACAGAAGCCCGCAATAACACGCATCATGGGTTTTTCATTCATGATTCTACCAACTGCTCATTTCAAGATGTTAACTCCGTTTTCAATTCGTATGAAGGATTCTACCTCCGTGACAATATCGGAAGCCAATTTCAAAACTGCGAAGCGGACTATAATGGCTGGTCAGGCTTCTACATTCGAAATGGTGATGGAGCGAGATTTTCAGGTTGTCAAGCGACGAGGAATTCAGATGCCGGCTTTGATGTATACGCATCTACGAACTGTATCCTTGAGCGCAATAGAGCATGGGGGAACGGAGATAATGGAGTTGAATTCGCAACGTCCACATCCTGCGAAGTGACAGACAATCATGCATACCAGAATTCAGGCCACGGATTTGGCCTTTCATCTACGATGTGGACCCTATTCCAAAACAATACTTCAGCCAACAACAATCTCAATGGCTTCAATCTGTATGGTTGTACTCAATGTGTCTTGCGGGATAATACGGTAATGCATAATGATAGAATTGGAATACAAATTTGGGCTAATTCAGACGAGAACGAAATCTTTGGTAATGACATTCATAACAATGCTCAGAATGCTGAGGACAACGGTACAAATAACGATTGGTACAAATCGGGCGTTGGTAACAGGTGGGGAGATTATGACGGCGAAGGATACTACTACATCCCAGGTTCTGCTGAATCCATTGACATATACCCCGAGGGTTTCTCCTCAGGGCCTGATACACTTCCTTTCGAAATGGCTTCAATTCTTAGGGTTGTTGCTGTAGTAGCCACAGCTGGTATTGTCGCAGCCATTGTGGGGAAAGAGGTCTACGAGTATCATGCAGCATCAGAATCCAAGAAGAAAAATCAACCCCTATATCAAGACCCTCGAACCGAGATTACGTATTGCCCTAATGCCGTATGA